One window of the Cryptomeria japonica chromosome 7, Sugi_1.0, whole genome shotgun sequence genome contains the following:
- the LOC131062317 gene encoding uncharacterized protein LOC131062317, giving the protein MDHRHSEVSVPLYPSRGIFTVDSINGVTTISLHHYPVLSSTMETGGIQRPGVNSNCISAVPASNHVPISRQREPSSDSKGGCSSCQRNELNLEELLNFERDLIRRGLHLTQQYPQQISQQGIAFMETHNQVLQLKSGKRSTQILQPESSKKLKQDNSKSPNSQLRESSGWCSLCQIDCQKEIVLKHHMLGKKHRQLLNKLKEGEIIGNVEENEKQVKEGDAPQKKRKRSSNTNQQTVKCNTCDKVFITQDSFESHIAGKKHVKQLKIMESSKVSSKVKDDSKKCAGADGNELISTESGLLAEDDMKKRAKYKHSGKAKDDSDSGAINDKFDMKANTELKDQQQMKEVDMSSNKHKILTNVSNFSKKECKICDVLLYRQADFESHFNGRKHAKMLKISEISKSSLESKGDGKECAKVDGKESGGSDFGLLTNDSVGKTIEDKAILELKDDGDLRANSDKAVQRDDAEIMEIDGENIDVPNGEENKLEVEVRNDKDVQRENAEIKEIVGENVDVPDGEDNKIEVEVRNDSDVQRENADIKEIVGGNVDVPDGEDNKLEVEVRNVKENAETDNFDGKKDIKMDIKEFAITGLKESEASDDGPLVKDNVDKTAEDTTILEVKDDGCSEAQCER; this is encoded by the exons ATGGATCACAGACATTCAGAAGTAAGTGTTCCTTTATATCCAAGCCGGGGTATATTCACGGTAGATTCCATTAATGGTGTTACTACTATCTCCTTACACCATTATCCTGTATTGTCTTCAACAATGGAAACTGGCGGGATACAAAGACCCGGCGTGAATTCCAATTGTATTTCGGCTGTTCCTGCTTCCAATCATGTTCCCATTTCACGGCAGCGGGAGCCGAGCAGTGATAGCAAAGGAGGTTGTTCTTCTTGTCAGCGGAACGAGCTAAATTTGGAGGAGCTATTAAACTTTGAAAGAGACCTTATCAGAAGGGGTCTTCATCTGACTCAACAATATCCCCAACAGATTTCGCAGCAGGGCATAGCCTTCATGGAAACACATAATCAG GTATTACAGCTCAAGTCTGGAAAGAGGTCAACGCAGATATTGCAGCCTGAATCTAGTAAGAAGTTGAAACAAGATAATTCAAAGTCTCCTAATTCACAATTGCGTGAAAGCTCAGGATGGTGTTCTCTCTGCCAGATTGACTGCCAAAAAGAAATAGTTCTCAAGCATCACATGTTGGGGAAGAAGCACCGGCAATTGTTAAACAAGTTGAAAGAGGGAGAAATAATTGGAAATGTGGAGGAAAATGAAAAGCAAGTAAAGGAAGGGGATGCACCTCAAAAGAAACGCAAAAGATCATCAAATACAAACCAACAAACAGTTAAATGCAACACATGTGATAAGGTGTTCATCACTCAGGATTCTTTTGAATCACACATTGCTGGGAAAAAACATGTGAAGCAGCTAAAAATAATGGAAAGTTCTAAAGTTTCTTCAAAAGTCAAAGATGACAGTAAGAAATGTGCAGGCGCTGATGGAAATGAATTGATAAGCACAGAGTCTGGATTACTGGCTGAGGATGATATGAAGAAAAGAGCTAAATACAAACATTCAGGGAAGGCTAAAGATGACAGTGATTCAGGTGCTATAAATGACAAGTTTGATATGAAGGCAAATACGGAGCTTAAAGATCAACAGCAGATGAAAGAAGTGGACATGTCATCCAATAAACATAAAATTTTAACAAATGTGAGCAACTTCAGCAAGAAAGAATGTAAGATATGTGATGTATTGTTATACCGTCAAGCTGATTTTGAATCACATTTCAATGGGAGAAAACATGCTAAAATGCTGAAAATTTCAGAAATTTCTAAATCCTCTTTAGAGAGTAAAGGTGATGGTAAGGAATGTGCAAAGGTTGATGGCAAGGAATCAGGAGGTTCTGATTTTGGACTGCTTACCAATGATAGTGTAGGTAAAACAATTGAAGACAAAGCCATTTTGGAGCTTAAAGATGATGGGGATTTGAGAGCTAACAGTGACAAGGCTGTTCAAAGAGACGATGCAGAGATTATGGAgattgatggtgagaacattgatGTACCTAATGGCGAAGAAAACAAACTTGAAGTGGAAGTCAGAAATGATAAGGATGTTCAAAGAGAAAATGCAGAGATCAAGGAGATTGTTGGTGAGAACGTTGATGTACCTGATGGTGAAGATAACAAAATTGAAGTGGAAGTCAGAAATGATAGTGATGTTCAAAGAGAAAATGCAGACATTAAGGAGATTGTTGGTGGGAATGTTGATGTACCTGATGGTGAAGATAACAAACTTGAAGTGGAAGTCAGAAATGTCAAGGAAAATGCAGAAACTGACAATTTTGATGGTAAAAAAGATATCAAAATGGATATTAAGGAATTTGCTATTACTGGTCTCAAAGAATCAGAAGCTTCTGATGATGGACCATTGGTGAAGGATAATGTGGATAAAACAGCTGAAGACACAACTATTTTGGAGGTCAAAGATGATGGATGCTCAGAAGCTCAGTGTGAAAGATGA